The Corallococcus caeni genomic interval CGCCCGCCGAAGTCCACGCGGTAGCCCACGTTGCCGCCCGGGTGGTTCAGCTCCAGCGTGCGCACCGTGGCCTTGCCCACCGGGATGTCCTCACCCACCACCACGTCCCGGTACGCCAGGCGCGTGCGGAACACGTCCTCCGCCGTCACCGGGAAGTACGGGGGCACCATCTGCCCGGCCAATATCTGCTTGAGCGACTTGCCGTCCCGAGGCGACCCGTACAGCGTCACGTCGTTCGCCGGAGAGAACATCGGCGAGAAGAACGGCAGGCCCTGCAGGTGGTCGTAGTGGTAGTGCGAGATGAAGATGGACGCCTTGACGGGCTTGCGCGTCGCCACCAGCGCATCCCCCAGGCCGCGCGCTCCGGAGCCCAGGTCGAAGATGAGCAGCTCGTCCCCGCAGCGGACCTCCACGCACGGCGTGTTGCCGCCGTAGCGCCGGGTCGCGGGGCCGGGCGCGGGGATGGAACCGCGCACCCCCCAGAAGCGCACCTGGAAGCGCGCGGTGCTCCGCCGGGCCGGGCGCTCAGCCGGCCTTGGCTTCGGTGTCGTCGTCCTCCGCGAAGAGCTCAATCAGGTGCCCCGTACGCTCACGCTTCGTCTTCAAATAGTCGACGTTATGCGGATTGTGCTCGGTCCGGGAAGGGATTCGGCGCCGGACCGCCACGCCTTCCTCCACCAGCCCGGCGATCTTCAGCGGGTTGTTGGTGATCAGGTCCACCGAACGCACATCCAGCGACCGCAGCATTTCCGCAGCGATGTCGTACGAGCGCAAGTCGTCCGCGAAGCCGAGCTGCCGGTTGGCCTCGTAGGTGTCCAGCCCCTTGGACTGCAGGGCGTAGGCCTTGATCTTGTTGCCCAGGCCGATGCCCCGGCCCTCCTGGCGCAGGTACAGCACCACGCCCAGCCCGTTCTGGGCCACGAAGTCCAGCGCCCGGTCCAGCTGCTCGCGGCAGTCGCACTTGAGGCTGCCAAAAACTTCGCTCGTGAGGCACTCCGAGTGGATGCGCACCGGCACCCCCTCCAGTCCCTTGGGGTCGCCCACCACCAGCGCCACGTGCTCACGCCCGTTGCGCTTGTCGCGGAAGACGATGGTCTTCAGCACCCCGCGGGCCGTGGGCACGTCCGCCTCCGAGTACCGCTCCAGGTGCTGGGTCGGCTTGCGGGTCGGCAGGACCTGGGGTGAGCGCGTGTCGGACATGGTAGGTCGTCTCCCAGTAGGGGGCCGTTACTTCTCGCCCCCCCGAATGCAAGTCAAGGTGACACCCGGAGGGGTGTGGTGAAACCCGCCTGTTTGGATGCGGCGGGCGTGAAATGCGTTGCTCAAGCGACCCAGGACAGGGGGAGCAGCTCCACATGGGAGCCATCAGTCAAACTGCTGGAGTCTTGGGGGAAGTGAAGCAAATGTGTGGCTGCCGAAGCTGAACGCAGGGCCCCCGACGTCTGAGTCCCCAGCGGTTTCGCCCACAGCTCGCCCGCCCGCCAGGTGGCCGTGACGCGGACGAAGTGGGCAAGCCCGGGGGCCTTGGAGAGGCGCCCGTCCAGGCGGCCGGCCACGCGCGGAGGCTCCACGTCCTCCAGCCCCTGGAGCCGGCGCAGGGCGGGGCGGACGAAGAGCTCGAACGTCACCAGGGACGACGTGGGGTTGCCGGGCAGGCCCATGAACAGGGTGCGCCCCCGCTGGCCCACCACCAGCGGCTTGCCGGGCTTGATGGCCACGCGCCAGAAGCGCTGCTCCACGCCCAGGGCCTCCAGGGCGTCCTTCACGAAGTCGTGGTCCCCCACGGAGACGCCGGCGCTGGTGAGGACCACGTCGAAGCCCTCCACGCGCGACAGGGCCTCCTGGACGGCCTCCCGCGTGTCCCGGGCGATGCCCAGCAGCGAGGGCACGCCGCCCGCGCGCCGCACCGCCAGGGCCAGCGCGGGGGCGTTGACGTCCACGATGCCGTCGCCGGGGGGCTCGTCCACCCGGCACAGCTCGTCGCCGGTGGACAGCACCGCCACGCGCGGCCGGCGGGGCACCGGCACCGTGCCCTGGCCCTGCGCCCACAAGAGGCCCAGCTCCGGGATGCCCAGCGGGGTGCCGCGCCGCAGCAGCACGTCGCCCTCCCTCGCGTCCTCGCCCCGGGGGCGGATGAAGTTCCCCGGCCCCACGGCCTCCAGTATCTCCACCGCGTCCGGCGCGTCGGGGCTGGCGGCGGGCACGGGGCGGGTGCGCTCGCGCATCACCACGGCGTCCGCGCCCGGGGGCAGGGGGGCGCCGGTCATGATCCGCGCGCAGGTGCCGGGGACGACCTCCCGGGTGGGGCGCTTGCCGGCGAACACCGTCTCCCCCACGGTGAGGCGCACGGGCAGGGGGCCCGCCAGGTCCCGGGCTCGCACCGCGTAGCCGTCCATGGCGGAGTTGTCCCAGGGGGGCAGGGTGCGGCGGGCGTGGACGTCCTCGGCCAGCGCGCGGCCCAGGGCGTCATCCCCGGGCACCCATTCGGTGGGCAGCGGCGTGCACAGCCCGAGGATCCGCTTTCGGGCCTCCTCCACCGGCAGCAATGCGGGGGTGTCGCTCATGCTGTTTTCCCACCCAAAGTCCGTGGGAAAATCAAGTGTTAGTTTGACAGCCCAGCTGATCATCGTTACAAGCAACCGTGATCGCGAGGCTCGCGTCCAACAGCAGGGGCGTCCCGCCAACCCGTTGATAGCACACGGGAAATTTCCAAGGAGACAGCGTCGATGGCCAAGCCCAAGTCCGGGGCGAAGAAGCCGACTCCCGCTGCAAAAGCCGGTGCGAAGCCTGCCGCGAAGAAGGACAACGCGGCCCGCCTGGATCTGATCAGGAACGCCTCGAAGAAGGTGGCGACGGCCGCGACGAAGGTCGTCAAGGCGGTGGCGGAAGGGGCGAAGGGAAAGGTCGCGGCGGCGAAGAAGGCGGTCGCGGAGAAGGTGGAGAAGGCCCCCGCTGCCGCCAAGAAGGCGGCGGCCAAGGCGGCTCCCCCTGCTGCTCCCGCGAAGGCTGGCAAGGCCGCGCCCGCGGCGAAGGCCGCGGCTGCCGCGCCCGCCGCTGGCAAGAAGGGCGCCGGCAAGGCGGGGGGCAAGTCCCCGCCGATGGTCCCCGCCGGCCCCGCCGTGGAGAAGCCGCGCCCGCGCGCCACGAAGCTCCCGCCCGTGGGCGAGCCGCTCACGAAGCGTGAGATGGAGCAGCTGCTCACGGCCGGCGAGGGCCGCGGCGTGATGGGGGAGGGCAGCCTCAAGGGCCGCCTCATCCTCAGCGGCGAGCTGCCCCACCTGGTCGTCGTCGGCCGCGACAAGCGCGAGCTGACGTTCCTCTTGCAGGGTCCGGATCAGGAAGTGCTGCCGGCCTACGTGGACCACAAGGTCTCCGTGAGCGGGCTCATCAAGAAGACGACCAACCACAGCGGCGTGGTGGAGGTGCGCAAGTACTCCGCCAAGAAGCCGGAGGTGGAAGAGGTCGCGCCGCCGCCCGCGGACACGGAGCCGAAGCTGCGCTACCTGTCGCCCGGCGAGGTCTCCATGGCCGTCGCCGCGGGCATGGGCGCCGGCATCAAGGGCTTCGCCAGCATCCGGGGCAACCTGGAGATGATGGGCGAGGACTTCGTGCTCGTCGTCTCCAACGGCGGCACGCGCCAGCAGGTGTCCTTCGCCATCGAAGGCAAGGCGGCCGTGAAGAGCCTGCGCAAGCACGTGGGGCAGACGCTCCAGGTGACGGGCGTGGTGGACAAGACGTCCGGCTGGGGTGGGCGCATCACCGCGGAGACGGTGGAGCCGCGTCCGTCCGAGGCGCGCTCGGTGTCTCGTGACGAGATGGAGCTGGTCCACATCGAGGGCGAGGTGCCCACGTCCGTGGACGTGAAGCTCAACCACGGCCTCACCGTGCGGCTGCAGGAGCAGCCCGGCGCCACCTGGGCCATCGAGCCCACGCTGGCCAAGCGCGTGGGTCTGCGCGAGGCCAACTTCGAGCCGGGTCCCAACGGCAGCCCGGCCACCCGCGAGTTCTTCTTCACGCCGCGCAACCCCGGCAGCTTCGAAGTGGAGTTCTTCCTCGCCAAGGCGTTCACGCCGGGCGTGGTGGAGCGCTCCTTCAAGATCAACGTCACCGTCAAGCCCTGAGGGCTTGGGCGCACGGGCCCTCCCCGGACCGCAAGGTCCTCTGGGGAGGGCGAATGGGGGCCGGGGGGTTCCCGCCCGCACCCTTCGGGCTTACCCGTTCCCTCAGCGGCCTTGCCGCATCCCCACCGTGAGCCTCTCCCAAGACCACATCCGACAGCTGCTCTCCGAAGCCGACCACCCCCTGGGCTTGAAGGAGCTCCTTCGCCTGGGAGGGCTGAATCCCGGCCAGCAGACTGAACTCAAGCGCGCCCTGCGTGAGCTGGTGCGCGCGGGCGTCATCGTCAAGGACGGCAAGCGCTTCCGGCTGGAAGGCCCGCGCACGCCCCGGGCGCCCGACGCCGACTTCGAATCCCGCCAGGCCCCGTCCACGCCTCCCTTCAAGAAGCGCGGCCCCACGCCGGGCAGCGGGCGCGAGGAGCGCCGGGGTGGCTTCCGGGCGGAGCGTCCAGGGTTCCAGGGCGGCGGCGACTTCCGGCGCTCGCTCCAGCGCGGCTCCCGGGACGACCGCTTCGAGGAGTCCGGGCAGCCCGAGGTGGAGGGCATCCTCCACATGCACCGGGACGGCTTCGGCTTCGTGCACCCGGTGTCCGGCGAGGGGGAGAACATCTTCCTGCCGCCCGGCGAGGCGCAGCGGGCGCTCGACAACGACCGCGTCCTCGTGGAGGTCGCGGGACGGCCGGGCCGCTTCGAGGGCCGGCTGGTGCGCGTGCTCAACCGGCGGCGCGAGCTGGCGGTGGGCACGTACGTGGCGCAGGGTCGGCACTCGCTGGTCATGACCACCGACACGAACCTCCCGGGCCCCATCCGCGTGCCGGCGACGCAGATGGCGCGCGACGGCGACCTGGTGAAGGTGCGGCTGGGCGTGGGCGCCGACCTCCTGGAGCCCGGGCAGGGGCTGTTCGGTGAGGTGGCCGGCTCGCTGGGCCGGCCGGGCGACCCGAGCGCGGAGGTGCTGGGCTCGGCCTTCGCCCATGGCTTCTCCGACGAGTTCCCGCCGGAGGTGATGGACGAGGCGGACGCGTTCGCGGTGAAGGTCACGGAAGCCGAGGCCACGGAGGGCAACCGCCGCGACCTGCGCTCGGTGCCGCTCATCACCATCGACGGCGAGGACGCGCGCGACTTCGACGACGCGGTCTACGCGGAGCCGCAGGCCGGGGGCTGGCGGCTGGTGGTGGCCATCGCGGACGTGTCGCACTACGTGAAGGAGCGCAGCGCGCTGGACGCGGAGGCGCTCAACCGCGCGACGTCGGTGTACCTGCCGGACCGCGTGCTGCCCATGCTGCCGGAGCGGCTGTCCAACGGCATCTGTTCGCTGCGCCCGGAGGAAGACCGGCTGTGCATGGTGGCGGACATGACGTTCGACCGCCACGGCCAGCGCCGCTCGCACGAGCTGTACCCGGCGGTGATGCGCAGCGTGGCGCGCTGCACGTACAACGAGGTGCAGGACGTCCTGGACGGCAAGGACGTGCCGCACCGGAACTTCCTCAAGCCCCAGTTCGAGCAGCTGATGGCGCTGGCGCGCGCGCTGATGGGCATGCGCAAGGCGCGCGGCGCCATCGACTTCGACGTGCCGGAGCACAAGGTGGTGCTGGGCGAGGACGGACTGCCGCTGCGCATGGAGAAGCGCGAGCGCAAGGACAGCCACCGGCTCATCGAGGAGTGCATGCTGGCCGCCAACGAGGCGGTGGCGACGTACTTCCAGGACGAGGGCCTGCCCACGGTGTACCGGTTCCACGGCGAGCCGGATCCGCAGAAGCTGGCGGCGTTCGCGGTGCTGGCGGAGGCGTACGGCTTCCACCTGGACGTGGAAGACGGCGTGTCGTCCAAGGAGCTGGACGCGTTCATCACGCAGCTGGAGGGACACCCGGAGCAGCGGGCCCTGAACCAGCTCCTGCTGCGCTCCATGATGCAGGCCGTCTACACGTCGACGCGCGTGGGCCACTACGGGCTCGCGGCGGAGAACTACCTGCACTTCACGTCGCCCATCCGGCGGTATCCGGACCTGCTGGTGCACCGCATCCTGAAGGCGGTGTGGGCGCGCAAGGGCAAGCGGCCGTCGGAGTCGCAGCTGGAGCGCGAGGAGGAACGGCTGGAGGGCATGGCGCAGCAGTGCTCCGAGCGTGAGCGCGCGGCCATGACGGTGGAGCGCGAGGTGGTGGCGTTCTACGCGGCCCTGATGATGAAGGACCGCGTGGG includes:
- a CDS encoding MBL fold metallo-hydrolase; its protein translation is MRFWGVRGSIPAPGPATRRYGGNTPCVEVRCGDELLIFDLGSGARGLGDALVATRKPVKASIFISHYHYDHLQGLPFFSPMFSPANDVTLYGSPRDGKSLKQILAGQMVPPYFPVTAEDVFRTRLAYRDVVVGEDIPVGKATVRTLELNHPGGNVGYRVDFGGRSLVYATDVEHGTELDAKLFDFARGADALIYDSMYTEDEYRGRNGPARTGWGHSTWEAAVRAADASEVKQLVLFHHDPGRDDVGMDKLLREVRKHRKATIAAKEAMVIEL
- the ribA gene encoding GTP cyclohydrolase II → MSDTRSPQVLPTRKPTQHLERYSEADVPTARGVLKTIVFRDKRNGREHVALVVGDPKGLEGVPVRIHSECLTSEVFGSLKCDCREQLDRALDFVAQNGLGVVLYLRQEGRGIGLGNKIKAYALQSKGLDTYEANRQLGFADDLRSYDIAAEMLRSLDVRSVDLITNNPLKIAGLVEEGVAVRRRIPSRTEHNPHNVDYLKTKRERTGHLIELFAEDDDTEAKAG
- a CDS encoding molybdopterin molybdotransferase MoeA; the protein is MSDTPALLPVEEARKRILGLCTPLPTEWVPGDDALGRALAEDVHARRTLPPWDNSAMDGYAVRARDLAGPLPVRLTVGETVFAGKRPTREVVPGTCARIMTGAPLPPGADAVVMRERTRPVPAASPDAPDAVEILEAVGPGNFIRPRGEDAREGDVLLRRGTPLGIPELGLLWAQGQGTVPVPRRPRVAVLSTGDELCRVDEPPGDGIVDVNAPALALAVRRAGGVPSLLGIARDTREAVQEALSRVEGFDVVLTSAGVSVGDHDFVKDALEALGVEQRFWRVAIKPGKPLVVGQRGRTLFMGLPGNPTSSLVTFELFVRPALRRLQGLEDVEPPRVAGRLDGRLSKAPGLAHFVRVTATWRAGELWAKPLGTQTSGALRSASAATHLLHFPQDSSSLTDGSHVELLPLSWVA
- a CDS encoding protease inhibitor I42 family protein: MAKPKSGAKKPTPAAKAGAKPAAKKDNAARLDLIRNASKKVATAATKVVKAVAEGAKGKVAAAKKAVAEKVEKAPAAAKKAAAKAAPPAAPAKAGKAAPAAKAAAAAPAAGKKGAGKAGGKSPPMVPAGPAVEKPRPRATKLPPVGEPLTKREMEQLLTAGEGRGVMGEGSLKGRLILSGELPHLVVVGRDKRELTFLLQGPDQEVLPAYVDHKVSVSGLIKKTTNHSGVVEVRKYSAKKPEVEEVAPPPADTEPKLRYLSPGEVSMAVAAGMGAGIKGFASIRGNLEMMGEDFVLVVSNGGTRQQVSFAIEGKAAVKSLRKHVGQTLQVTGVVDKTSGWGGRITAETVEPRPSEARSVSRDEMELVHIEGEVPTSVDVKLNHGLTVRLQEQPGATWAIEPTLAKRVGLREANFEPGPNGSPATREFFFTPRNPGSFEVEFFLAKAFTPGVVERSFKINVTVKP
- the rnr gene encoding ribonuclease R, translating into MSLSQDHIRQLLSEADHPLGLKELLRLGGLNPGQQTELKRALRELVRAGVIVKDGKRFRLEGPRTPRAPDADFESRQAPSTPPFKKRGPTPGSGREERRGGFRAERPGFQGGGDFRRSLQRGSRDDRFEESGQPEVEGILHMHRDGFGFVHPVSGEGENIFLPPGEAQRALDNDRVLVEVAGRPGRFEGRLVRVLNRRRELAVGTYVAQGRHSLVMTTDTNLPGPIRVPATQMARDGDLVKVRLGVGADLLEPGQGLFGEVAGSLGRPGDPSAEVLGSAFAHGFSDEFPPEVMDEADAFAVKVTEAEATEGNRRDLRSVPLITIDGEDARDFDDAVYAEPQAGGWRLVVAIADVSHYVKERSALDAEALNRATSVYLPDRVLPMLPERLSNGICSLRPEEDRLCMVADMTFDRHGQRRSHELYPAVMRSVARCTYNEVQDVLDGKDVPHRNFLKPQFEQLMALARALMGMRKARGAIDFDVPEHKVVLGEDGLPLRMEKRERKDSHRLIEECMLAANEAVATYFQDEGLPTVYRFHGEPDPQKLAAFAVLAEAYGFHLDVEDGVSSKELDAFITQLEGHPEQRALNQLLLRSMMQAVYTSTRVGHYGLAAENYLHFTSPIRRYPDLLVHRILKAVWARKGKRPSESQLEREEERLEGMAQQCSERERAAMTVEREVVAFYAALMMKDRVGEEFDATVAGIAEFGFFVELDEVHVEGLVKAETLGPGSKLDKRTHSLVYSNGRRVRVGQKLRVRLLSANTTSRKIDFEALQFEDEAPLPSATGARPPMRRREFANEAPVRHAGARHERPGRPGRTERETAKTGRTPWRKPVAGEASDAEQWRSLAEAEETPFGVKTWEPPTAEDVASEDAAALSGYGSEASEEEAARPRPRGRFSREGRREEAAPARSTSRFLRARPEEAPAPKAEPATPAKGKRKVIRPALPAADEGGEAGTPEAPSGADFTPPSFDADDTAPAASPHPGFDRIRALAAQRGQLSTGAAPGRAGASKKVRKAAAGAGGRAKPSKTAAPGKKSGGSKGAGKKPGRGSPGKRKR